In a single window of the Nocardiopsis composta genome:
- a CDS encoding ABC transporter permease, giving the protein MRLYRAVFANGLRRYSTYRAATAAGLLTNTVFGLINAGVLLALFHARPHINGYDATDAITHVFVTQALLAPTAIMGPPLDLGERVRTGDIATDLMRPAHPLAWWLADDLGRAAFQLAFRSAPTFAAGALLLPLDLPTDPARWAAFTTATALAVLIGFALRYLFALAGFWLLDTRGLTGLLFLLGPAFSGVLLPLVLFPDPLAATMRTLPWAHMIQFPVEVFLGKHAPPDLTAGLARQAAWAAALLALGALATSRAARKVVVQGG; this is encoded by the coding sequence ATGCGCCTGTACCGCGCGGTGTTCGCCAACGGGCTGCGCCGCTACTCCACCTACCGCGCCGCCACCGCCGCCGGCCTGCTCACCAACACCGTCTTCGGCCTCATCAACGCCGGCGTGCTCCTCGCCCTCTTCCACGCCCGCCCCCACATCAACGGCTACGACGCCACCGACGCCATCACCCACGTCTTCGTCACCCAGGCCCTACTCGCCCCCACCGCCATCATGGGACCCCCACTCGACCTGGGCGAACGCGTCCGCACCGGCGACATCGCCACCGACCTGATGCGCCCCGCCCACCCCCTGGCCTGGTGGCTCGCCGACGACCTGGGCCGCGCCGCCTTCCAACTCGCCTTCCGCTCCGCCCCCACCTTCGCCGCCGGCGCCCTCCTGCTCCCCCTGGACCTGCCCACCGACCCCGCCCGCTGGGCCGCCTTCACCACCGCAACCGCCCTGGCCGTCCTCATCGGCTTCGCCCTGCGCTACCTCTTCGCCCTGGCCGGATTCTGGCTCCTGGACACCCGCGGCCTGACCGGCCTCCTCTTCCTGCTCGGCCCCGCCTTCTCCGGCGTCCTACTGCCCCTGGTGCTCTTCCCCGACCCCCTGGCCGCCACCATGCGCACCCTGCCCTGGGCCCACATGATCCAATTCCCCGTCGAAGTGTTCCTCGGCAAACACGCCCCGCCCGACCTCACCGCCGGCCTGGCCCGCCAAGCCGCCTGGGCCGCCGCCCTGCTCGCCCTGGGCGCCCTGGCCACCTCCCGCGCCGCCCGCAAAGTGGTGGTCCAAGGTGGCTGA
- a CDS encoding FAD-binding oxidoreductase — translation MPGVAAQLVAALGTEQVTTDPAVTTGYAHDEAEWAPSGTPAALVRPRDTADVATTARICAETGTPLVGRGAGTGLSGAANAADGWVVVSFERMNRILAIDTAQQTATVQPGLINDHLRAAAAEHGLWYPPDPASSPWSTIGGNVNTNAGGLCCVKYGVTRDYVLGLQAVTADATTVRLGRTTAKGVTGYDLCGLMVGSEGTLGLITEITLRLVPARTGTEHTIVGYFDTLTDAGRAVAAISADGIIPSALELIDRFCLQAVDDWKNMGLAAEGDVLLLARTDTPDPTGSHQADRIQHHFETAGAGYAVRSTDPQEAEALFQARRLAYPALERLGPLLTEDVCVPRALVPDMLQRIEAAAKRHDTRIGNIAHAGDGNLHPLFIVPAGDTAAKHRAQQAFEDIVDDALALGGTVTGEHGVGLLKKRGAAAELGPDVLAMHRAVKTALDPAGILNPGKVF, via the coding sequence GTGCCCGGCGTCGCAGCACAACTGGTGGCCGCCCTGGGAACCGAACAGGTCACCACCGACCCCGCCGTCACCACCGGCTACGCCCACGACGAAGCCGAATGGGCCCCCAGCGGCACCCCCGCCGCCCTCGTCCGCCCCCGCGACACCGCCGACGTCGCCACCACCGCCCGCATCTGCGCCGAAACCGGCACCCCCCTGGTCGGCCGCGGAGCCGGAACCGGCCTGTCCGGCGCCGCCAACGCCGCCGACGGCTGGGTCGTCGTCTCCTTCGAACGCATGAACCGCATCCTCGCCATCGACACCGCCCAGCAGACCGCCACCGTCCAACCCGGCCTCATCAACGACCACCTGCGCGCCGCCGCCGCCGAACACGGCCTGTGGTACCCGCCCGACCCCGCCTCCTCCCCCTGGTCCACCATCGGCGGCAACGTCAACACCAACGCCGGCGGCCTGTGCTGCGTCAAATACGGCGTCACCCGCGACTACGTCCTAGGCCTGCAAGCCGTCACCGCCGACGCCACCACCGTCCGCCTGGGCCGCACCACCGCCAAAGGCGTCACCGGCTACGACCTGTGCGGCCTGATGGTCGGCTCCGAAGGCACCCTCGGCCTCATCACCGAGATCACCCTGCGCCTGGTACCGGCCCGCACCGGCACCGAACACACCATCGTCGGCTACTTCGACACCCTCACCGACGCCGGCCGCGCCGTCGCCGCCATCAGCGCCGACGGCATCATCCCCTCCGCCCTCGAACTCATCGACCGCTTCTGCCTGCAAGCCGTCGACGACTGGAAGAACATGGGCCTGGCCGCAGAAGGCGACGTCCTCCTCCTCGCCCGCACCGACACCCCCGACCCCACCGGCTCCCACCAGGCCGACCGCATCCAGCACCACTTCGAAACCGCCGGCGCCGGCTACGCCGTCCGCTCCACCGACCCCCAAGAGGCCGAAGCGCTCTTCCAAGCCCGCCGCCTGGCCTACCCCGCCCTCGAACGCCTGGGCCCCCTGCTCACCGAAGACGTCTGCGTCCCCCGCGCCCTGGTCCCCGACATGCTCCAGCGCATCGAAGCCGCCGCGAAACGCCACGACACCCGCATCGGCAACATCGCCCACGCCGGCGACGGCAACCTCCACCCGCTGTTCATCGTCCCCGCCGGCGACACCGCCGCAAAACACCGCGCCCAGCAGGCATTCGAGGACATCGTCGACGACGCACTCGCCCTGGGCGGCACCGTCACCGGCGAACACGGCGTCGGCCTGCTCAAAAAACGCGGCGCCGCCGCCGAACTGGGCCCCGACGTGCTGGCCATGCACCGCGCCGTCAAAACCGCCCTCGACCCCGCCGGCATCCTCAACCCCGGCAAAGTCTTCTGA
- a CDS encoding YchJ family protein, with product MPRPRTCPCGHPRPYTHCCAPLHDGHPAATAEELMRSRYTAFALGRTDHLLRSWHPSTRPARLDLDPRLHWTGLHILATTGGTAFHTEGTVDFRAHYLEDTRPGELRENSRFLRHQGAWTYLDAHGT from the coding sequence ATGCCCCGACCACGCACCTGCCCCTGCGGCCACCCGCGCCCCTACACCCACTGCTGCGCCCCACTGCACGACGGACACCCCGCCGCCACCGCAGAAGAGCTCATGCGCTCCCGCTACACCGCCTTCGCCCTCGGCCGCACCGACCACCTGCTGCGCAGCTGGCACCCCAGCACCCGCCCCGCCCGCCTCGACCTCGACCCCCGCCTGCACTGGACCGGCCTGCACATCCTGGCCACCACCGGCGGCACCGCCTTCCACACCGAAGGCACCGTCGACTTCCGCGCCCACTACCTCGAAGACACCCGCCCCGGCGAACTCCGCGAGAACAGCCGCTTCCTCCGCCACCAAGGCGCCTGGACCTACCTCGACGCCCACGGCACCTGA
- a CDS encoding type 1 glutamine amidotransferase domain-containing protein, whose product MADALHGKRVAILAADGVERVELQEPRKAVEDAGARTELISLRTGRIQAMDADITPSGTFEVDREVAYADVDDYDALIVPGGTANPDRLRAAPAAVEFVRGFVDAGKPVAAICHGPWILVEADAVRDRTLTSFPSIRTDIRNAGGTVVDEEVVTDHAITTSRNPDDLPAFCARIVTEFART is encoded by the coding sequence ATGGCCGACGCCCTGCACGGAAAACGCGTGGCGATCCTGGCCGCAGACGGGGTCGAACGAGTCGAACTCCAAGAACCCAGGAAAGCCGTCGAAGACGCAGGGGCCCGCACCGAGCTCATCTCCCTGCGCACCGGCCGCATCCAGGCGATGGACGCCGACATCACCCCCTCCGGGACCTTCGAGGTCGACCGGGAGGTCGCCTACGCCGACGTCGACGACTACGACGCGCTCATCGTGCCCGGAGGCACCGCCAACCCCGACAGACTCCGCGCCGCCCCGGCGGCCGTGGAATTCGTCCGGGGCTTCGTCGACGCCGGCAAACCCGTCGCGGCGATCTGCCACGGCCCCTGGATCCTGGTGGAGGCCGACGCGGTCCGCGACCGCACCCTGACCTCCTTCCCCAGCATCCGCACCGACATCCGCAACGCCGGCGGCACCGTCGTCGACGAAGAAGTCGTCACCGACCACGCCATCACCACCAGCCGCAACCCCGACGACCTGCCCGCCTTCTGCGCCCGCATCGTCACCGAATTCGCCCGCACCTGA
- a CDS encoding SDR family oxidoreductase, whose product MPKPLDGKNALVTGASRGIGRAIAQRLAADGATVAIGYANRPDAADQVAAAITADGGTAFPLPAPLGTHGDAAALWAAYDRRITAHTTRTGVDIIVNNAAIGRSPDLHTITETQFDELFATNVRAPLFIVQQAHRRLHDNGRIINISSGTARLAMPDIMAYGATKGALDTLTLNLAQLLGPRNITVNSLAPGIVDTDTNAAWLRDDPDAQAWASSLAALGRVGRPDDIAGIAAFLASDDARWVTGRTIDATGGALLGV is encoded by the coding sequence ATGCCCAAACCCCTCGACGGAAAGAACGCACTGGTCACCGGCGCAAGCCGCGGCATCGGACGCGCCATCGCCCAACGCCTCGCCGCCGACGGCGCCACCGTCGCCATCGGCTACGCCAACCGCCCCGACGCCGCCGACCAGGTCGCCGCCGCCATCACCGCCGACGGCGGCACCGCCTTCCCCCTGCCCGCCCCACTGGGCACCCACGGCGACGCCGCCGCCCTATGGGCCGCCTACGACCGGCGCATCACCGCCCACACCACCCGCACCGGCGTCGACATCATCGTCAACAACGCCGCCATCGGCCGCAGCCCCGACCTGCACACCATCACCGAAACCCAGTTCGACGAACTGTTCGCCACCAACGTCCGCGCACCCCTGTTCATCGTCCAGCAGGCCCACCGGCGCCTCCACGACAACGGCCGCATCATCAACATCTCCAGCGGCACCGCCCGCCTCGCCATGCCCGACATCATGGCCTACGGCGCCACCAAGGGAGCCCTGGACACCCTCACCCTCAACCTCGCCCAGCTCCTCGGCCCACGCAACATCACCGTCAACTCCCTGGCACCGGGCATCGTCGACACCGACACCAACGCCGCCTGGCTGCGCGACGACCCCGACGCCCAGGCCTGGGCCTCCTCCCTGGCCGCCCTGGGCCGCGTCGGCCGCCCCGACGACATCGCCGGCATCGCCGCCTTCCTCGCCTCCGACGACGCCCGCTGGGTCACCGGCCGCACCATCGACGCCACCGGCGGCGCCCTGCTGGGGGTATGA
- a CDS encoding TetR/AcrR family transcriptional regulator, which yields MAETTTPRGRPRAFDRDAALAAAVRLFWERGYEAVSLSDLTAAMGIRTGSLYAAFGDKKKLFTEAVQAYRRTPHGDFIGRALAEEPTARGAFERILTQAARHYADPAHPAGCLVISAATNIAPADAEIQELLRGLRNANLAALEERLRTARAEGELPPGTEVGALARYYAAVLQGMSQQARDGADAPALAAVARTAMACWPRG from the coding sequence ATGGCCGAGACCACCACCCCGCGCGGCCGCCCCCGCGCCTTCGACCGCGACGCCGCCCTGGCCGCCGCGGTCCGCCTGTTCTGGGAGCGCGGCTACGAGGCGGTCTCCCTCAGCGACCTCACCGCCGCCATGGGCATCCGCACCGGCAGCCTCTACGCCGCCTTCGGCGACAAGAAGAAGCTGTTCACCGAGGCGGTCCAGGCCTACCGGCGCACCCCCCACGGCGACTTCATCGGCCGCGCCCTGGCCGAGGAGCCCACCGCGCGCGGCGCCTTCGAGCGCATCCTCACCCAGGCCGCCCGCCACTACGCCGACCCCGCCCACCCCGCCGGCTGCCTGGTGATCAGCGCCGCCACCAACATCGCCCCCGCCGACGCCGAGATCCAGGAGCTCCTGCGCGGGCTGCGCAACGCCAACCTCGCCGCCCTGGAGGAGAGGCTGCGCACCGCCCGCGCCGAGGGGGAGCTGCCCCCCGGCACCGAGGTCGGCGCCTTGGCCCGCTACTACGCCGCCGTCCTGCAGGGCATGTCCCAGCAGGCCCGCGACGGCGCCGACGCCCCGGCGCTGGCCGCCGTCGCCCGGACCGCGATGGCGTGCTGGCCCCGGGGGTGA
- a CDS encoding Mut7-C RNAse domain-containing protein, translating to MERHDVVLRFAPELRFLLRPRHRGEQVRAACDAQAPLGHLVQSLGVPLTEVGALRAGGRQVPASHRCAPGRVVEVDGPARPQPLPFPRVRFLLDVHLGTLARRLRLLGVDTAYDNDRDDASLVRQAAAEQRVLLTRDRGLLCRRALPAGGHVRAERPEEQLREVLERFAPPLAPWTRCPACNGLLAPAEAEEVAGELEPGTRACYEVFARCGECARVYWPGAHHGRLARIVREAEELAASARRAPVR from the coding sequence GTGGAACGCCACGACGTCGTACTGCGCTTCGCCCCCGAGCTCCGCTTCCTCCTGCGCCCCCGGCACCGCGGGGAGCAGGTGCGGGCGGCCTGCGACGCCCAGGCGCCGCTGGGCCACCTGGTGCAGTCGCTGGGCGTTCCGCTGACCGAGGTCGGCGCCCTGCGCGCCGGCGGGCGCCAGGTGCCCGCATCCCACCGGTGCGCCCCGGGGCGGGTGGTGGAGGTGGACGGGCCGGCCCGCCCCCAGCCGCTCCCCTTCCCGCGGGTGCGGTTCCTGCTGGACGTGCACCTGGGCACGCTGGCGCGCCGGCTGCGGCTGCTGGGCGTGGACACCGCCTACGACAACGACCGCGACGACGCCTCCCTGGTGCGCCAGGCCGCCGCCGAGCAGCGGGTGCTGCTGACCCGCGACCGCGGGCTGCTGTGCCGGCGGGCGCTGCCGGCCGGCGGGCATGTGCGCGCCGAGCGGCCCGAGGAGCAGCTGCGCGAGGTGCTGGAGCGCTTCGCGCCGCCGCTGGCGCCCTGGACGCGCTGCCCGGCCTGCAACGGGCTGCTGGCGCCGGCGGAGGCCGAGGAGGTCGCCGGCGAGCTGGAGCCGGGCACCCGGGCCTGCTATGAGGTGTTCGCCCGGTGCGGGGAGTGCGCCCGGGTGTACTGGCCCGGCGCCCACCACGGGCGGCTGGCGCGGATCGTGCGCGAGGCCGAGGAGCTGGCGGCCTCGGCGCGCCGGGCCCCCGTGCGCTGA
- a CDS encoding ATP-binding protein encodes MFSRVAIVNRGEAAMRLIHAVRDIAAETGTRIETVALYTDVDRAAAFVREADLAYDLGPASARPYLDLKALERALVETGADAAWVGWGFVAEDPAFAELCEQVGVTFIGPDPEAMRKLGDKIGAKLIAEEVGVPVAPWSRGAVETLDAALASAAEIGYPLMLKATAGGGGRGIRVITDETELADAYERTSQEAARAFGSGTVFLERLVTGARHVEVQVIADGQGTAWALGVRDCSVQRRNQKIIEESASPVLSPTQAAELKASAERLAVAVGYRGAATVEFLYHPGDKLFAFLEVNTRLQVEHPITEATTGFDLVKAQLHVAGGNRLEGRPPAERGHAVEARLNAEDPDRDFAPSPGRIARLDLPAGPGIRVDTGVTEGDTIPADFDSMIAKIIAYGRDREEALGRLRRAMAQTTVIIEGGATNKSFVLDLLDRPEVIGATADTGWIDRVRAEGDLVSHRHSAVALAAAAIEAYEEEERAERQRLLSTAFGGRPQVQHESGRPLDLKLRGTTYRVRVARTGAHRFRVGIETGAQVRTADVELDRYDRHTGQISVNGARYRLLTDTHGPIHLIEVDGVTHRVSRDEGGVLRSPTPALVIATPLEVGAEVEAGAPVLVLESMKMETVLRAPFKARLKECAVSVGSQVETGAPLLRLEPLADDDGAAEAAADPVELDLPEAPPAPAARLLARGREDLRALLLGFDADPHDERRALDDYLAARAAAADQGHRPLAEELDLLGVFADLAELSRNRPAGEEEAGADHRVHSAREHFHTYLQSLDTERAGLPESFQAKLATALGHYGVTDLERTPELEAAVFRIFLAQQRAADSAGLIAALLRAWTGDPQPDEALREPAGLALERLVAATQVRFPAVADLARGVVFAWFGQPLLRRNRARVYADVRRHLRHLDAHPDAADRAERIDEMVRTTEPLVRLLGRRLTRDGLDNSAMLEVLTRRYYGKAVTAVHTARTAGRPFVVAERSDDSRVVSAAAGFDTLHSALEGLAELARGEDAVDADIYLSWENQPADPDAMAAALHRAIGARPLPDAVRRITTTVAGSGGAVMHHHFTFHPSPEGMAEHRLIRGLHPHIAQRMQLERLNRFDLTRLPSADEEVYLFQCVAKDNPSDDRLVAFAQVRDLTELREADGRLVALPTAEETVAACLDSIRRAQDRRPAKRRFTTNRIVIYVWPSSDLTRAELEMLTERVLPTSAGANLEEVTFIARRRDTDTGEPAEVAVRIAFDAAGGTELTIGEPPTDPIEPVDDYRQKVLRAAARNTVYPYELTGMLGDFTEYDLDADHSLVPVERPKGENTAALVAGVVTTPTPRHPQGVTRVVLLGDPTKSLGALSEPECRRVIAALDLAERMQVPLEWYALSSGARISMSSGTENMDWVAAALKRIVEFTQDGGEINIVVAGINVGAQPYWNAEATMLMHTKGVLVMTPDSAMVLTGKQSLDFSGGVSAEDNFGIGGYDRVMGPNGQAQYWAPNLPAARDVLMAHYDHTYIAPGEQAPRRAHTTDPRDRDIRGFPHALEGSDFTTVGEIFSAEHNPDRKKPFDIRTVMRAVSDQDHPVLERWAGMADAETAAVQDVHMGGIPVCLLGIESRSVARRGFPPTDGPDTYTAGTLFPRSSKKAARAINAASGNRPLVVLANLSGFDGSPESMRKLQLEYGAEIGRAIVNFRGPIVFCVISRYHGGAFVVFSKALNPNMTVLALEGSFASVLGGAPAAAVVFSGEVNARTAADERVRDLEARIASASGADKAGLAAELEELRSAVRAEKLGEVATEFDRVHDIRRAVQVGSVDAVVGAAELRPRIIEAIEARLGG; translated from the coding sequence GTGTTCAGTCGTGTCGCCATCGTCAACCGTGGTGAGGCAGCCATGCGCCTCATCCACGCCGTACGGGACATCGCCGCGGAGACCGGGACCCGGATCGAGACCGTCGCCCTGTACACCGACGTCGACCGCGCGGCCGCCTTCGTCCGCGAAGCCGACCTCGCCTACGACCTCGGCCCCGCCTCCGCCCGCCCCTACCTCGACCTGAAGGCCCTGGAGCGCGCCCTGGTGGAGACCGGCGCCGACGCCGCCTGGGTCGGCTGGGGCTTCGTCGCCGAAGACCCCGCCTTCGCCGAACTGTGCGAGCAGGTCGGCGTCACCTTCATCGGCCCCGACCCCGAAGCCATGCGCAAGCTCGGCGACAAGATCGGCGCCAAGCTCATCGCCGAAGAGGTCGGCGTCCCCGTCGCCCCCTGGAGCCGCGGCGCGGTGGAGACCCTGGACGCCGCCCTGGCATCGGCCGCCGAGATCGGCTACCCGCTGATGCTCAAGGCCACCGCCGGCGGCGGCGGCCGCGGCATCCGCGTCATCACCGACGAAACCGAACTCGCCGACGCCTACGAGCGCACCAGCCAGGAGGCCGCCCGCGCCTTCGGCAGCGGCACCGTCTTCCTGGAGCGCCTGGTCACCGGCGCCCGCCACGTCGAGGTGCAGGTGATCGCCGACGGCCAGGGCACCGCCTGGGCGCTGGGCGTGCGCGACTGCTCGGTGCAGCGCCGCAACCAGAAGATCATCGAGGAGTCGGCCTCCCCGGTGCTCTCCCCCACCCAGGCCGCCGAACTCAAGGCCTCCGCCGAGCGCCTGGCCGTCGCCGTCGGCTACCGCGGCGCGGCCACCGTGGAGTTCCTCTACCACCCCGGCGACAAGCTCTTCGCGTTCCTGGAGGTCAACACCCGCCTGCAGGTCGAACACCCGATCACCGAGGCCACCACCGGCTTCGACCTGGTCAAGGCCCAGCTGCACGTGGCCGGCGGCAACCGCCTCGAAGGCCGCCCGCCCGCCGAGCGCGGCCACGCCGTGGAGGCCCGGCTCAACGCCGAGGACCCCGACCGCGACTTCGCGCCCTCCCCCGGCCGCATCGCCCGCCTCGACCTGCCCGCCGGCCCCGGCATCCGCGTCGACACCGGCGTCACCGAAGGCGACACCATCCCCGCCGACTTCGACTCCATGATCGCCAAGATCATCGCCTACGGACGCGACCGCGAGGAGGCCCTGGGCCGGCTGCGCCGCGCCATGGCCCAGACCACGGTCATCATCGAAGGCGGCGCCACCAACAAGAGCTTCGTCCTGGACCTGCTCGACCGCCCCGAGGTCATCGGCGCCACCGCCGACACCGGCTGGATCGACCGCGTCCGCGCCGAAGGCGACCTGGTCTCCCACCGCCACTCCGCCGTCGCCCTGGCCGCCGCCGCCATCGAGGCCTACGAGGAAGAAGAGCGCGCCGAACGCCAGCGCCTGCTCTCCACCGCCTTCGGCGGCCGCCCCCAGGTCCAGCACGAGAGCGGCCGCCCCCTCGACCTCAAACTCCGCGGCACCACCTACCGGGTGCGCGTCGCCCGCACCGGCGCCCACCGCTTCCGGGTGGGCATCGAGACCGGCGCCCAGGTCCGCACCGCCGACGTCGAACTGGACCGCTACGACCGCCACACCGGCCAGATCAGCGTCAACGGCGCCCGCTACCGCCTGCTCACCGACACCCACGGCCCCATCCACCTCATCGAGGTGGACGGCGTGACCCACCGCGTCAGCCGCGACGAGGGCGGCGTGCTGCGCTCGCCCACCCCCGCCCTGGTCATCGCCACCCCGCTGGAGGTCGGCGCGGAGGTGGAGGCAGGCGCCCCGGTACTGGTGCTGGAGAGCATGAAGATGGAGACGGTGCTGCGGGCGCCGTTCAAGGCGCGCCTGAAGGAGTGCGCGGTCTCGGTCGGCAGCCAGGTGGAGACCGGCGCCCCGCTGCTGCGCCTGGAGCCCCTCGCCGACGACGACGGCGCCGCCGAAGCCGCCGCCGACCCCGTCGAACTGGACCTGCCCGAAGCACCGCCGGCCCCCGCCGCCCGGCTGCTCGCCCGCGGCCGCGAAGACCTGCGCGCCCTGCTGCTGGGCTTCGACGCCGACCCCCACGACGAGCGCCGCGCCCTGGACGACTACCTGGCCGCGCGCGCCGCCGCCGCAGACCAGGGCCACCGCCCCCTCGCCGAGGAGCTGGACCTCCTCGGCGTCTTCGCCGACCTCGCCGAGCTGAGCCGCAACCGCCCCGCCGGCGAGGAGGAGGCCGGCGCCGACCACCGCGTGCACAGCGCCCGCGAACACTTCCACACCTACCTGCAGAGCCTGGACACCGAACGCGCCGGCCTGCCGGAGTCCTTCCAGGCCAAGCTCGCCACGGCCCTGGGCCACTACGGCGTCACCGACCTGGAGCGCACCCCCGAGCTGGAGGCCGCGGTCTTCCGCATCTTCCTCGCCCAGCAGCGCGCCGCCGACAGCGCCGGCCTCATCGCCGCGCTGCTGCGCGCCTGGACCGGCGACCCCCAGCCCGACGAGGCGCTGCGCGAACCCGCCGGCCTGGCCCTGGAGCGGCTGGTCGCCGCCACCCAGGTCCGCTTCCCCGCCGTCGCCGACCTGGCCCGCGGCGTGGTCTTCGCCTGGTTCGGCCAGCCGCTGCTGCGCCGCAACCGCGCCCGCGTCTACGCCGACGTCCGCCGCCACCTGCGCCACCTGGACGCCCACCCCGACGCCGCCGACCGCGCCGAGCGCATCGACGAGATGGTGCGCACCACCGAACCCCTGGTGCGCCTGCTCGGCCGGCGCCTGACCCGCGACGGCCTGGACAACTCGGCCATGCTGGAGGTGCTGACCCGCCGCTACTACGGCAAGGCCGTCACCGCCGTGCACACCGCCCGCACCGCCGGCCGCCCCTTCGTCGTGGCCGAACGCAGCGACGACTCCCGCGTCGTCTCGGCCGCCGCCGGCTTCGACACGCTCCACAGCGCCCTGGAGGGCCTGGCCGAGCTGGCCCGCGGCGAGGACGCCGTGGACGCCGACATCTACCTGTCCTGGGAGAACCAGCCCGCAGACCCCGACGCGATGGCCGCCGCCCTGCACCGGGCGATCGGCGCCCGCCCGCTGCCCGACGCCGTCCGCCGGATCACCACCACCGTCGCCGGCAGCGGCGGCGCGGTGATGCACCACCACTTCACCTTCCACCCCTCCCCCGAGGGGATGGCCGAGCACCGCCTCATCCGCGGCCTGCACCCCCACATCGCCCAGCGCATGCAGCTGGAGCGGCTGAACAGGTTCGACCTCACCCGGCTGCCCTCGGCCGACGAGGAGGTCTACCTCTTCCAGTGCGTCGCCAAGGACAACCCCTCCGACGACCGCCTGGTCGCCTTCGCCCAGGTCCGCGACCTCACCGAACTGCGCGAGGCCGACGGCCGCCTGGTCGCCCTGCCCACCGCGGAGGAGACCGTCGCCGCCTGCCTGGACTCCATCCGCCGCGCCCAGGACCGCCGCCCCGCCAAGCGGCGCTTCACCACCAACCGGATCGTCATCTACGTCTGGCCCTCCAGCGACCTCACCCGCGCCGAACTGGAGATGCTCACCGAGCGCGTGCTGCCCACCTCCGCCGGCGCCAACCTGGAGGAGGTCACCTTCATCGCGCGCCGCCGCGACACCGACACCGGCGAGCCCGCCGAGGTCGCGGTGCGCATCGCCTTCGACGCCGCCGGCGGCACCGAGCTGACCATCGGCGAACCCCCCACCGACCCGATCGAACCGGTCGACGACTACCGGCAGAAGGTGCTGCGCGCCGCCGCACGCAACACCGTCTACCCCTACGAGCTGACCGGCATGCTCGGCGACTTCACCGAATACGACCTCGACGCCGACCACAGCCTGGTGCCGGTGGAGCGCCCCAAGGGCGAAAACACCGCCGCGCTGGTGGCCGGCGTGGTCACCACCCCCACCCCGCGCCACCCCCAGGGGGTGACCCGGGTGGTGCTGCTGGGCGACCCCACCAAGTCGCTGGGCGCGCTGTCGGAGCCGGAGTGCCGCCGGGTGATCGCCGCCCTGGACCTCGCCGAGCGGATGCAGGTCCCCCTGGAGTGGTACGCGCTGTCCTCCGGCGCCCGCATCTCCATGTCCTCGGGCACCGAGAACATGGACTGGGTGGCCGCCGCGCTCAAGCGCATCGTGGAGTTCACCCAGGACGGCGGCGAGATCAACATCGTGGTCGCCGGCATCAACGTCGGCGCCCAGCCCTACTGGAACGCCGAGGCCACGATGCTCATGCACACCAAGGGCGTGCTGGTGATGACCCCGGACTCGGCGATGGTGCTCACCGGCAAGCAGTCCCTGGACTTCTCCGGCGGCGTCTCGGCCGAGGACAACTTCGGCATCGGCGGCTACGACCGGGTGATGGGCCCCAACGGCCAGGCCCAGTACTGGGCGCCCAACCTGCCCGCCGCCCGCGACGTGCTGATGGCCCACTACGACCACACCTACATCGCCCCGGGCGAGCAGGCGCCGCGCCGGGCCCACACCACCGACCCGCGCGACCGCGACATCCGCGGCTTCCCGCACGCGCTGGAGGGCAGCGACTTCACCACCGTCGGCGAGATCTTCTCCGCCGAGCACAACCCCGACCGCAAGAAGCCCTTCGACATCCGCACCGTGATGCGCGCCGTCTCCGACCAGGACCACCCGGTGCTGGAGCGCTGGGCGGGCATGGCCGACGCCGAGACCGCGGCGGTGCAGGACGTGCACATGGGCGGCATCCCGGTGTGCCTGCTGGGCATCGAGTCCCGCTCGGTGGCCCGGCGCGGCTTCCCGCCCACCGACGGCCCCGACACCTACACCGCGGGCACCCTGTTCCCGCGGTCGTCGAAGAAGGCCGCCCGGGCGATCAACGCGGCCAGCGGCAACCGCCCGCTGGTGGTGCTGGCCAACCTGTCGGGGTTCGACGGCTCCCCGGAGTCGATGCGCAAGCTGCAGCTGGAGTACGGCGCCGAGATCGGCCGCGCGATCGTGAACTTCCGCGGCCCCATCGTGTTCTGCGTGATCTCCCGCTACCACGGCGGCGCGTTCGTGGTGTTCTCCAAGGCGCTCAACCCCAACATGACCGTGCTCGCGCTGGAGGGCTCCTTCGCCTCGGTGCTGGGCGGCGCGCCGGCCGCCGCGGTGGTCTTCTCCGGCGAGGTCAACGCCCGCACCGCCGCCGACGAGCGGGTGCGCGACCTGGAGGCCCGCATCGCGTCGGCCTCCGGCGCCGACAAGGCCGGGCTGGCCGCGGAGCTGGAAGAGCTGCGCTCGGCGGTGCGCGCCGAGAAGCTCGGCGAGGTGGCCACCGAGTTCGACCGGGTGCACGACATCCGGCGCGCGGTCCAGGTCGGCTCGGTGGACGCGGTGGTCGGCGCGGCCGAGCTGCGGCCGCGCATCATCGAGGCCATCGAGGCCCGCCTGGGCGGCTGA